The Pelmatolapia mariae isolate MD_Pm_ZW linkage group LG2, Pm_UMD_F_2, whole genome shotgun sequence sequence AGGTGCTAATGTTTTGCACTGAAGTTGGAATACCTATCAGTAACATTCACTCAGGAAAAGTCTGGTGACTGTTGGTTCAAGCGGTCAAACTCTGGTGTGATTGAACCACTTTACTCACACActcctgcagaaaaaaaaattgagaagCTCTTGTATTGAGTAGACAGTGTTAATTACTCAGGTGTGAATTATTCATCCTCTCAACGATTCTGTGAAATATAAATGCCCTTAGTCGATAGTTGCCAACACTCGAGAAGATTGCGGACTCCCTGTGGGGGGATTCCAGAGCCAGTGATGGTTTTGCATCTTTTATGCCAGACCACAAAATGACACTAGAGTTAAAACTTCAGCTGGCACGGTGAATCAGCACCCTTGACTGCACGCCATGACTGCATCATCTTGATTATTCTTTGAAAATATTGAATGATTATGAAAGGCGTGAGCACAAGTGGTAAAGATCCAATACTGCACAATATTTAGAGGTTTTGACTAACACTGAAATAGGAAACTTTGAGAGATTTTGAAGAGCTCTGAGTATCTTCTCTCTGAGTTAAGTGCATGTTTGGGGATCTGAAAGAGCTGTCACTAATTCAAGTTCAAACGCTAAAATTCACCATTGGTAACAACAGGTATTTAAAGGGCAAAACTCCCATTTCATCCACTAGAGCTGTGGGGTCTCGAACCTAAACTCTGGAGCCGTATGCATCTTATTTGCTTCATGGAGCTTTGACAAAAAACTAGATGAATATGGATGATGGTAATAAAcagtcatttatttataatctcTATAAGTTACACTCTCATACATAGTCATTTCATCTCAAATattcagattctttcttttctttgaaacaaaaaaaaaccctttcaaAAACACACTTCATACATTCAGTAAACTAAACGTAATAAACAGGGCTAGCAACAGCCAGAGAAGATGAACATTTAGATGAGATATGAATTTATAGACCTGTGACTGACTGCATGATTTAGATTTGATGGTGTATTTGTATTATCTGTGAGATGTTTTGGGTTGTATGGCTGCTATCTTGACCATGTCTCTGCTGTAAAAGAGCTTGAGAGCCCAGTGGGACTTCCTGGTAAAATTAAGTAATAATTTAAAGAATCCTCATAGTCTGACATTAAAAGCATATTAGGTGAGAAAGTAAAAacaagttgtgatggaaaaaggtttttgatcATTAGAAATATGATGAAATGCTAAGAAACGTGATAAAGACGGACCATTATTAATAGATCTGTGAAAGTGCGTCTTCAAAGCTTAACACGGTTTTTGTTGTCTGGCTCACATAGTAACAGCTATATTTGTCCATAGAGTCACAGAATTTCCATTAAAACCGTTTTCTTGACTACTCTTCAATTAGGAGTTGGAAAAATCTTACTAGgaaaattagaaacatcttcGAACATACAcgcaaatacagtatataaggcaaaaacataGTTTGTAAACATTTGATTCTCTTGAATATatagtaaatatttattttgaccacctttattcttaaaTGTAGCCTGAACTCTTCAACAAGCTTTCttatcatttctttaagtagacTTTGGGAAGAGttttccaggcttcttgaagaacACTCAAAGCTCTACTTCAGATATTGGCTTTTTTCAGTTCTGTGTTACGATGATCCCACAATACTTCAATAATATTGAGGTCTTGGCTCtgtggaggccaatccatgactgataatgtttcactgtgtgtgtttttactgcaGTTGGAGTGTGTTTCAGATAATAAAGCAAAAGTTTTTGCTAATAAGATGCTTTCCACACTATGCTGCGTTATTAGCCTGCCATAATCACATCAGTATAAATTTctatgagataaaaaaaaagtgtcatattGTGATATCATTTTTGAAGACTTTACATTTCCGAGTAtccacaacaacaaaagaagccCAGGCATGTCTGAGAGCAAGAGCCATACATCAGTGTACAATaacaatttaatatttaaatcagctTCAACAACTTCTGACAAAGCACAGTACTTTGCAAAAGTGTTGTCCCCCTAAAAGTGGAAAGAATAAGCTTTCACCACTTGAAGCAAAAATAATCCTTCAAGTACAACCTAGCGACAAAAGACTAGATGCTATCAGCTGGTGACGTGTGGTGGACAATTGATAACATAATTTTTCCATAAAAGTCCAAGGTTCTCATGTGACCCCTTGGGGAAATGAATTGTCTGTCTCTTCTATGTGAGTTATTAGTTTACATTTGGGTTGCACATCAATAGCTGCTAGTATCTAAGATTCATCCTGGTGCAGTTACATGGTGGAAAAGCAGCACTTATATCTGATTTATACTTTGTCACTACTATTGTATTATAAtactgatgctgctgctgctgctgctggcactTTGTCTCAATAAAGTCACACTTTGAATGAGGAAGTGTGTCATCAATGACAGCAGTTTATTGGAAAATGATGGAAAATACCCCTAATTTATTTACACTTATAAATGCTGTTCTTcaatttttcttctcctttatcatcagtaatataattttattaaagtttCTGGGAATGGAATGATATAATTAGGACCTATACAGCTTTCTCCTATGCAAGCAACATATGGTGGCATATTTCTAATTGCATCAAACCACTAGCACTGCAGACTAAAACCATGAAAGAtaatgatttgaaccaaaaattatAAACTTGGACTAAGACCTGTGCCCACTGATTTTTTCACTCCACTTCTTAAGTAATCTGGCAAACCTCAACATTTTCTGCCTTTCCGTACACTCCCTTTTCaccagccacccttccactgagaccatttctgatgtgGTTTCAgcgaacagtagatggatcaatggagcccagatgcatctctcaggtcctgtgtcaggccTTTATtggattttttcctatttctcaAGGACATGACTTTCTGATACTGTTTGTCTGCTGTAGatagctttgttttgtttgtttgttttttatcacttAAAAAAATTACGAGCAAGCCTCGCTTATTGGAAGCACAAGAGACTTTTGTACAGTACTGTAGATTCTTCTTTTCCGTTATTTTCACtgcattatttatgtatttatttatttattttgaagaactgagttaaaaaataatacatttaaaactgtttttcaaaaaaaaatccagtgatTTAGTTCCATGTTTTACATTATACGGCCCACACGTGTACTATTCACACGTGTATAGTATTATGATGTTTCTTAGACTCCTTTCTGCAGTGAAGTATCGTCGTAAACCCTGTCGCCTACCTCCCTTACTGAGGTGTGTGGACGCCATCTTGTGGCGTAAAGTTTGAAGTACACTTAATAAATTAATTTCTGTGGTCTGGCCACCATCAAGTCCTGGCGAGTTTTCTGAAAACGGCACACAATATTGGACGAATTTTATTTCTACTTCTGTTAGGCAAATTAAATAACTGCTTATGCGTAACTGTATATAGACGAACTGGGAGAGATTTTAATACCATGTACATgttaataacacatttttaaatggactGACTAACAAATAATTAATGGACAAATCAACCTTATTGGCATGATTTTAGCACAACAGTGGGTAAAATGCCATAATTTGCACAAAGGTAATATTAGCTCAGGCTTATGACTGAGAGCTGGAGCCTGAAAATTGTCCTTGGAGCAAAGGTTAAAAACCAGGACATAAGTCATTGCAGCTGACTGGTTTCAGTATACCATTTTCAGAGCCCCTGTTTCCTTAATGTAAGTAATCAGTTAAATTTCTCACAGTTCATTCATTTATAAATGACTATCCTTGTATTCAGGAGGAAATACCTAGTGTCTTTTGTGCCAGTGGATTTCGACACTCTAGTTTTTCCCAGACAGACTGTTTTTTCTCTGAACAAACATTCGATTAATTGTTGGtgcacatgtgcaaacacagatTGTACTTTGGAGTAGTAGTCGAGAGTGTTTCTGTCAGGATGGCAGAAAAAATTGGAATGGGACTcgtttctgtgtctttgctgcattttctgcttttaaatgttCGGCTGGGCTCTGGAGGTATTGTGACATTTTAGTGATGCTCTTTAACTTTAGGTACATTTTCGTTTTGCGGACTTCTTAGCAGCATTTATGAGCAACAACTTTAAGAAGTTGTTGCTCATAAATTTAAAACTTTAAGAAGTTGTTGCTCAACTTTAAGAAGTTGTTGCTTTTGACTTACGAAATGAACCAGTAGATAAACACAAACTAGCTTTTTCTTATTCCTTTGTTTACTCTAGCTCCGGCTCCATCTGCGGGTGAAGTGTTTCTGTCCGGTCAATCAGCTGACAGCATTTTGCGCAGACACAAACGTTACAACACTGGGCTGTTTGAGGAGTTTCTGCAGGGAAACCTGGAGAGGGAGTGTATAGAGGAATTATGCGATCTAGAAGAGGCGAGGGAGACATTCGAGAAAGATGAAAAGACAGTGAGTATTCACttactttgattttatttggcTTTGCTGGCTGCACCGATCACTGACTTTACTCTGTATTGTAGATGGAATTTTGGGCAGGATATACAGGTAAGAGTGTGCTTAATAAATTATTGAATGTGAGCTTCTTTTTAGGTGAACTTCTTTATTCTAACTAATTACTACTTATCGTTCCTAGTTTTAAAACTTAAACACTAAAGGTTTGTCTTTATCTTGTAACATTACCATGTATTTCTTAGATATTCATTATGTATATTTATGCATGTTTTTCTGTAAATGCAAAACGAAATGAAATATTTTCACCTCCCtgattttttagatttttgtatatttgtcacacttacgtGTTTCAGtacatcaaacaaattttaatgttagacaaagataacccaagaaatacaaaatgcattttgtattaaaagaattttttttttttatttatttattaagagGAAAAATTACTATCTAAACCTGGCCCTATGTGAAGAAGACGTCTTCCCACCCCCTCTTTAACCACATTTTGGAAAGCTGGGTTCAATTTCACTAAGCATACCCAGGCCTGATGACTGCCAGACGTCAATAATTCTCTATCTGCCAAGCTGAAGTAGGCTAAAAGAACACATCAAAATCTAACCATTTCAAATGCATTACAAAGACATTTTAAGGCTTTAGGGCTCTGGTAAAGCACCGTGAGAACCATTATCCAGAATTAGAAAAACTTGGACCAGAGATGAACTTTTCCAGGAGTGGCcagcctaccaaaattactccaagagcacaTCAGCAAGTCATTCAGGAGGTTGCAAAataacccagaacaacatctaaagatcTGCAGACATCACTTGcttcagttaaggtcagagttcaacaataagaaagaggcCTCTGTGTGCAAACTGCCTCTGTGGGAAAGTTCCAAGGTTTGCGTCTCCATCTGGCGTAAAGCTAAAACATAATTTCTTAAAAAGAACAGTCAAACAGTTAAACATGCTGGTGGTTGCGTGATGGTCTGGGGTTGCTttgcttcaggacctggatgATTCATGCTGGGAAAAACCTCCATTATAGCTGAATTAAGACTattctgtgaaaaaaaagtgggccaaaattcctccaagTGATGTTAAAGAACCTTATCACAAAGGTTTGACAGTAGTTCTAAGGGTGCCCTGAGCAGCTATTAGGTTAAGGGGCCAATTACTTTTTTACTCCTTTAATATTtatgtataatatataataataatataatttaaaatttaaaaaataaatcaatatatgtaatatataatatCAAATTAATTTCAAGTTCTGCGTTTGGATTTCCTCAGATGGTAATCAGTGTATGTCAGGGCCATGCCTGAACCAGGGGTCATGTAAAGACCTCCTGGGCTCCTACACCTGCACATGTGCATCTGGCTTCACTGGGAGGAACTGTGAGATTGGTGAGTGAATGCCATGTGACTGGATATAAAAACTGTAATCAAACAAAATTGGTTTTGTAGTGACATTTCCTACATTTTGTGACAATCTGATATCAGCAGTGATCAGATCAAAGGCTCAAAGGATAAACAAGCAGATGCATttcagtcttcttcttctttctaaaTTAAATCAGTGTCTCGCATTCAGCATCACTCTGGTTTTAGGTTCCAAAATTAGGTTGTTGGTTATTTTAGATATTCTAAAAGCAGCATCCCACAGACCTGGCTTTACCTGAATTTTATTTCACTTGTCAAAACAGATGGTCTGTCTTAAAATAGCTATGTGAATCCCtatttaaagataaaaaacaaaaatttaattTGTTCATACTGGCTATTATAAATTAGCCACTAGACATCCATTATTGATGTAAATTATAGAGAGGAATTCACAGCTATTGTTCTGATTTAAGATGCATTTTAAGAAGGAAGTTAGGAAGAAAATATGAGGCTACAGAGTTGGTGAATGTCTAAAGTTTTATTCCCTCCACAACAGGTCAAAACTCAGGGGAATAGTTACtaatagttactagttactaaactaaaaaaaactcatCAGAAACATGAATTCTCATTTCTgctttaaacacatttctgcTCAGAATGTGGCCTAGCGCTGAAAGCACATTTagaaaagttttctttaaaatttagtaTTAGCAAGTGAATAACAACATACGAAACCTGTTTTAGTgattatataaaatattaaatattattgtgaTACAAAACACACTTCTATATGATACGGTAACAACATGTATATATATTCATTAAGAGGATTGTCTTGAattaattatgttttgcttttgttttgtttttttctcctcagttATAGCAAAAAGATGCGATGTGAACAATGGAGACTGTATGCACTTCTGTGACTCATTAGGAGTCTTTAGAGCAAAATGCTCCTGTGCTACAGGATACAGGCTGATGCAGGATGGTGTCAGCTGTGAAGCAGAAGGTATCAGCTTATTCCTGTTATATTCAATATCATATTAATGACTTTGTATCAATCCTCTTTTCTCACATCACCAGTTGAATTCCCATGTGGCAGAACTGCCCTGACAGCACAGAGTGGAGTATATACAAGATCTGTGCTCCACTATGAGAATGCAAACACCACTTCGCTGACCGACACGAACACTACTCCATACCCTCCCTCAACTCCAGCCCCTACCACAGTATCGTTTATGGACACAAGAAATAGACGAAAGAAACTGCCCCTGTGGGTATACAGTGACACTGAGGCCCCCACTGAGGAGCCAGTTAGGCCTTATAAACGTATCGTTGGAGGTGAAGTGGTCCTACCAGGAGAGATCCCATGGCAGGTACTGTAATGTCACGAAGCAGACATACCCAATGCAATTTAAGCAGTTTGCTACAGGAAGTACATACAGGAAGGAAACTCTGGTAGTGGCTTATTCTCAGCTCAGGTCTTCTCTCTTTTTCAGGTAGCCTTGGTAGCACATCCCAGTGGTCATATATTCTGTGGGGGATCCATTCTGAGCGAACACTGGGTTATCACTGCTGCTCATTGCCTGATAGAGGCACAAGGCTCCTTCTTCGTCAGAGTGGGTAAGGCTGACATACAATAAAATGGCGCTGTTTCGAGTATTACTGAGTCTACTCAACTCAACAGCTAccagaaaacaaatgaatattAACTATTTGTGATAACTGGCTCTCCTGTTTCTGGTTTCAACAAGATctcatccttttctttttttgtgatagCAGCCTGAGCACCTTTGGATCTTGGACCAGTGACCAGAACATTACtctagttttattttagtttttagtttttaatggaGCCTTTTACCATTCCCTGAGCTATTAATTAAATGATCAATAAATtaacatataataataaaagaaaataagtggGGTGACAGCCCTAGTGTAGTTTTATGGATcagattttgatttttaaaagttAATTTCTTGCACTTGGAAGAGGAAGTTCATCTACTTTTGAAATTCTATTTCATGCATTGTGTTGtgaagtacatttaaaaaaacaattcaaCAAGATATGAAATCTTTGATTATAGGTGAGAATAACATCAACATCAATGAAGGCACGGAGCAGAATCATGATGTGAAGGAGAAGCACATTCACCCACGCTACAATGCCACTCTAAGCTTATACAACCATGACATCGCCCTCCTCTATCTCAAAAGCCCCATCACCTTCTCCAAGGTAGTGCGACCCATCTGCATAGGGCCCATGACGTTCATTGAGGCCTTAGTGAAGGATTCCTCCCCAGCTACAGTCAGCGGCTGGGGCAGAACACGCTTCCTTGGAGCCACGGCCAAGACGCTGCAGAAAGTCGAGGTTCCCTTCACAGATCGCACAGAGTGCACGCAGAGCAGCAGCCAAAGGATCACCTCTGTCATGTTTTGTGCAGGATACTATAATGAGGCCAAAGATGCCTGTCAGGGCGACAGTGGAGGCCCTCACGCAAACAGTATTCATAATACATGGTTCCTCACAGGCATCGTAAGCTGGGGGGAAgaatgtgcaaaacaagggaAATATGGTGTGTACACCCGGATCTCTCTTTATTACAACTGGATAAACCATGTTATGGGGGTAACTAAACACAGGATGGCATTTGATTATGAAAACCCTGACccgtaaaaataaaaaagtattgAAACATTCAAACCCACTTCAGGTTGAAAAACTGCAAGCTGCTTTTTAACTGTAAGAATTTGGCATGCAAATGAATTCATATAAACACAAGTACAGCTTGTAGATGTTGTAAAAAAAAGCGgatatttaaagttttttttaaaggagtgAAAATTATTAGACTACAAAAATTCTAGCATTCAATTCAACAACAGAAGCACAATAAGCTGTAAAAATGCACGTGTAAAGAGAAATACATGAACATGCTTAAATAGTGTTGAGACCTATGATTTAATATGCCCTTTCATACTTCTATGCAAATAAATATAAGACAAAATACCAGTTCATCTGCCCGTATCAGAACATCACTTACATGTTATGTGAATGAATTTGATAAGAAAGATGAATAAAACGAAAATCTGAAAAGCCAAacatcaaataaaatttgacCAAAAGCtcgacaaaaacagaaaattctgCAGTTTTATTATTTAAGACAGCTGCTACTGAAACAAGACAGAAATAATGGATTAAATCAGGGTGAATGACAAAGACTGGGCTTAGTTGTTAGCCACCATATCACCGTGTCAAAACAACTATTATTTTATCACTTGAAAAACATATTATTGCAGCAAATACTTTTGCATTTGGCTTTCTTTACATAAGAAAAGCTGTACAAAAATGCCTGTGTAGAGTGGTGACTTTAATAATACAAACCAACTCATTGTTCGGTTGCCATGCATTTTTATCGAAAGAAATGTTCAGCAACTAGCGTAGGATATATGGCTCATCAAGAGACATAACATCTCAAGCATGATTTTTGCTTCCCGAGCTGGAAATCTGTGCAAattctgcagcattttggattgaaATGACAAACAAACAATGTGATTTTTCTCATATAAGCTAAGAGAGCAAATAAAGTAGATGTTGCACAAGAATCAAGCATAGCTTCTGTAAAAATATGGGTATGTAATTTCATTTGGGACttgacagtaaaataaataaattaacaacacaggaaatgttgTGCAGTGGCCCCTGCTGCTTTCTAGATTCATTTCCATATCAAATGCATCGTATCAAAGCCAGCCCTCCGACCGGGGGCTCAATTTGATGTGATAAATTCATATAAGTCTGCAATCAATATTTAATTAAGTGTTCAATACAGAGGGTATATTTCATGTTGGCTGTATGATCCATTTTAAAGGGGAACCCAAGATTAACTGAGCTGTAATGGTGGCGAAGAAACAATTTGCCTCTGTGATGGCCGAATACACACAGCATTTCATTCTCTCTCATtctgcttcagtttttttttcctttgctgcaTTTGACAAGACAGCTCCCAAAAGATCCTGATGAAAATGACAGTATTTGAGGGCTCTGTGGCATGTGCCTCCCACTTGTCTATGGCACACACAGAGGAATACACTGCCATCAATCTTCATCATATTTGCCTGTGCCTTACATTACCATCTTTGACACGTCAACCGCTGCCTGCATGCAGGAGGCATGTGTCTTCCCTGCCTCCCTTACACATCATACATTCATCATACATCacagacaaataaacaaagaaaatagcATCTAGAACACAAGGAAATGCACAGTAAGAGAGGTAAAGCAGCGAGCAATGAACACATTCGGTAAACAATAGGTGGATTTTTAGTTTCCATCATTCTTCCACCATATTAAAGTGCCCATTGAATATTTGTGAGGTCAGTTTAAAGCAAGGACAGAGTATTTGATTTTGCAAACAGTATACAAGAGACTCTACAAGAGCAAGAATAAAAAAGGCATTATGGCATGGCACAATTTGGCATTGTAACTCCCGTACTGTACAGAAGAGGGCGCCTTAAGGAgcaaaatgtaagaaaaatgcAATGACAAGATGAAACGCTGAGATAcagtaaatgttaaaaatgacacCGCATGCGGTGGCATGTATATATTTTAAGAAAGGTTTCAGGCAAATCCTGGGTTAGCATCCATTCATCACATACTGAGACAggagctcacacacacacacacacacacacacacacacacaaacccataAAGTTACTTTAACCTCAAGTATTAGGATTGAAGAGTCCACAGACTGTGAAATGACCCATTGTTTAAGCAGCAAACTCGCATCCCGATTGCATGTGTTGCAAAGTGAGCGCCAGAGGGAAGAGATATTTATCACTAataagaaaagaggaagaccaaaCAAGATCCGGGGGTAGCTTGTTGATTGTCCGTAGTGGTTTCATCAGCTCCAGTGTCTTTGTGCTGGTACCTCTCCACACCTTCACTGTCAGAAAACTCTGGTTTAGGAGATTGTCAGTCAAAGCCATAGAAAAAAACTGTTGTGTAGATTtccatgtttgtctttttaatgaCTGAACGTTGATGAAAGAAGACGGCATTGGAGGATCAGTTATGAGACAACTATGGCTCAgtctgctttctgtctgttcATTCTCACCCAAAGGTAAATATTATCACAATATGTGCTTTCTTCTCTATGGGGAGCTGAGCTTtctcaccttcaggtttcctgGGTCTACGAGAAAATACACAGACTTTTAGAGAAGAGAATCAGAGTTAAGAAATACTCAATATTATTGTGAGATGGAAGTCTAGGTCTCGTCTTTACCCCCTAGTCTGGAGGAGTTTTCG is a genomic window containing:
- the f9a gene encoding coagulation factor IXa yields the protein MGLVSVSLLHFLLLNVRLGSGAPAPSAGEVFLSGQSADSILRRHKRYNTGLFEEFLQGNLERECIEELCDLEEARETFEKDEKTMEFWAGYTDGNQCMSGPCLNQGSCKDLLGSYTCTCASGFTGRNCEIVIAKRCDVNNGDCMHFCDSLGVFRAKCSCATGYRLMQDGVSCEAEVEFPCGRTALTAQSGVYTRSVLHYENANTTSLTDTNTTPYPPSTPAPTTVSFMDTRNRRKKLPLWVYSDTEAPTEEPVRPYKRIVGGEVVLPGEIPWQVALVAHPSGHIFCGGSILSEHWVITAAHCLIEAQGSFFVRVGENNININEGTEQNHDVKEKHIHPRYNATLSLYNHDIALLYLKSPITFSKVVRPICIGPMTFIEALVKDSSPATVSGWGRTRFLGATAKTLQKVEVPFTDRTECTQSSSQRITSVMFCAGYYNEAKDACQGDSGGPHANSIHNTWFLTGIVSWGEECAKQGKYGVYTRISLYYNWINHVMGVTKHRMAFDYENPDP